The sequence below is a genomic window from Lysobacter stagni.
GCACCCGCGCCCAGCGAACGCGCCGCGAGTTCCTCGTCCGCGCCTTGCTGCTGCATCAGCGGGATCAGCTCGCGCACCACGAACGGGAAGGTGATGAACAACGTCGCCAGCACGATGCCGGGTCGCGCGAAGAGGATCTTGATGTCGTGTTCCTGCAGGATCTGCGCGAACCAGCCGCTGGAACCGAACAGCAACACCAGGCACAGGCCCGCCACCACCGGCGAGACCGCGAAGGGCAGGTCGATCAGCGACAGCAGCAGCTGCTTGCCGCGGAAGTCGAAGCGCGTCACCGACCACGCGGTGAGCATGCCGAACACGCCGTTGATCGGAACGACGATGGCGACCGTGAACAGCGTGAGCTTGAGCGCGGCGACCGCGTCGGGCTGCGTGAGCGCATCCAGCCACGCACCAAAGCCGTCGCCGAACGCGGCGCCCAGCACCATGGCCAGCGGCAGCACCACCAGCGCAGCCATCACCAGCACCGCCAGCGCGATCAACGCCCAGCGCAGCCACGCGGGTTCCTGCAGGTTGTGGCGGGCGTCGTCAGACATCGCGCTTGGCTCCCCTGCGTTCGTGCGCGAACAACAACGGGATCGCGTTGATCGCGAGCAGGCATACGAACGACGCCGCCAACAGCAGCGCGGCGATGGCCACCGCACCGGCGTAGTCGTACTCCTCCAGGCGGATGGTGATCAGCAGCGGCGCGATCTCGGTGCGATAGGGCAGGTTGCCGGCGATGAAGATCACCGAGCCGTACTCGCCCAGCGCACGCGCGAAGGCGAGCGAGAAACCGGTCAGCAGTGCCGGCAGCAATTCGGGCAGCACGACGCGGCGCAGTGTGGTCAGGCGCGAGGCGCCAAGCGAGGCTGCGGCTTCTTCCTGCTCATGGCCCAGCGCTTCCAGTACCGGCTGCACCGTGCGCACCGCGAACGGCAAGCCGATGAAGATCAGCGCGATGACGATGCCGATCGGTGTGTAGGCGATCTTGAGGCCCAACGGCTCCAGCCAGCGGCCGACCCAGCCGTTGGCCGAGTAGATCGCCGTGAGCGCGATGCCCGCCACGGCGGTGGGCAGCGCGAAGGGCAGATCGACCAGTGCATCGAGCAGGCGCCGGCCCGGGAACCGATAGCGCACCACCACCCACGCCACCAGCGCGCCGGCGAGGGACGCCGCCAGTGCGGCGACCAGCGATGCGCCGAAGCTGAGCTTCAGCGAAGCCTGCACGCGTGGGTCCTGGATGGCGCGCAGCCAGCCGTCCACGCCCAGGCCTGCCGCGCGGATCGCCAGCGCCGCCAGCGGCAACAGCACCACCACGCTCAGCCATGCCAGGCCCAGGCCCAGGCTGAGGCCGAAGCCCGGCAGCGGACGGCGTCCGCGGCGTGCAATCACCCGCAACGTGGGCTGTAGGACCGCGCTCATCCCCAGTACTCACGCTTCTGCGACGCGCATCCGTTCGTCCTGAGCGTAGGCGCGTAGCGCTGGAGTCGAAGGATGCCGTCGCCAGCCCGCGCACCCTTCGACTTCGGCCTGCAGCCTACGCTCAGGGCAAACGGTGATCGGGTGATGACGTTGACGGTCACGCGGCTCATGCCATCACCGCGGTCGGTAGATCTTGTCGAAGAAACCGCCGTCGGCGAAATGCTCCGCCTGCGCCTTCTTCCAGCCGCCGAATGCCGCATCGATCGTCACCTGCTTCACCTCAGGGAAGCGTGCCAGGTCCGCGGCGGGCACCTTGTCCGGCTCGGCCGGGCGATACCCGTGCTTCGCGGCGAGGCGCTGACCTTCGGGCGTATACAGGAAGCGCAGGTAGGCCTCGGCCTGCTTGCGCGTTCCGTGGCGGTCCACGTTCTTGTCGACCCATGCCACCGGCGGTTCGGCCTTGATGCTCAGGCTGGGCACGACGATCTCGAACTTCGCGCTCGTGTCGGGATCGGCCAGCGTGAGCAGGGCTTCGTTCTCCCACGCCAGCAGCACGTCGCCGATGCCACGCTCGACGAACGTGGTGGTGGCACCGCGCGCGCCGGTGTCGAGCACCGGAACGTTCTTGAACAGACGCGTGAGGTAATCCGTGACCTTCGCACCGTCCCGGTATTCCTGCGACGCCCATGCCCAGGCCGCGAGGTAGTTCCAGCGCGCACCGCCGGAGGTCTTCGGGTTCGGCGTGATCACGCCGATGCCCGGCTTCACCAGGTCGCCCCAGTCGCGGATCTGCTTCGGATTGCCCTTGCGCACCAGGAACACGATGGTCGAGGTGTACGGCGCGCTGTTGTGCGGCAGGCGCTTCTGCCAGTCAGCCGGAAGCAGCTTGCCGTTGGTGGCGATGGCGTCGATGTCGGCGGCCAGCGCGAGCGTGACGACGTCGGCCTCCAGGCCGTCGATCACCGCGCGCGCCTGCTTGCCGGAACCGCCGTGCGAGGCGCGGATGGTGAGCGTTTCGCCGGTCTGCTGCTTCCACTGCGCGGCGAAGGTCTGGTTGACGTCGGCGTAGAACTCACGCGTCGGGTCGTACGAAACATTGAGCAGCTGCACGTCCTTGGCGAACGCGGCGCTGCTGGCGAGCATCACCGACAGGCCGAACAACGCATTGCGAAGAAAGGTTTTCATGGCG
It includes:
- the cysW gene encoding sulfate ABC transporter permease subunit CysW codes for the protein MSDDARHNLQEPAWLRWALIALAVLVMAALVVLPLAMVLGAAFGDGFGAWLDALTQPDAVAALKLTLFTVAIVVPINGVFGMLTAWSVTRFDFRGKQLLLSLIDLPFAVSPVVAGLCLVLLFGSSGWFAQILQEHDIKILFARPGIVLATLFITFPFVVRELIPLMQQQGADEELAARSLGAGAWTMFFRVTLPNIKWGLLYGVLLCSARAMGEFGAVSVVSGHIRGLTNTLPLHIEILYNEFDSTAAFAAASLLTGLSLITLILKFWLEARHGDALAKSHRRH
- the cysT gene encoding sulfate ABC transporter permease subunit CysT, with protein sequence MSAVLQPTLRVIARRGRRPLPGFGLSLGLGLAWLSVVVLLPLAALAIRAAGLGVDGWLRAIQDPRVQASLKLSFGASLVAALAASLAGALVAWVVVRYRFPGRRLLDALVDLPFALPTAVAGIALTAIYSANGWVGRWLEPLGLKIAYTPIGIVIALIFIGLPFAVRTVQPVLEALGHEQEEAAASLGASRLTTLRRVVLPELLPALLTGFSLAFARALGEYGSVIFIAGNLPYRTEIAPLLITIRLEEYDYAGAVAIAALLLAASFVCLLAINAIPLLFAHERRGAKRDV
- a CDS encoding sulfate ABC transporter substrate-binding protein, with protein sequence MKTFLRNALFGLSVMLASSAAFAKDVQLLNVSYDPTREFYADVNQTFAAQWKQQTGETLTIRASHGGSGKQARAVIDGLEADVVTLALAADIDAIATNGKLLPADWQKRLPHNSAPYTSTIVFLVRKGNPKQIRDWGDLVKPGIGVITPNPKTSGGARWNYLAAWAWASQEYRDGAKVTDYLTRLFKNVPVLDTGARGATTTFVERGIGDVLLAWENEALLTLADPDTSAKFEIVVPSLSIKAEPPVAWVDKNVDRHGTRKQAEAYLRFLYTPEGQRLAAKHGYRPAEPDKVPAADLARFPEVKQVTIDAAFGGWKKAQAEHFADGGFFDKIYRPR